One genomic segment of Natrononativus amylolyticus includes these proteins:
- the trkA gene encoding Trk system potassium transporter TrkA, whose product MRVIVIGAGEVGSNIAESLADDHDVVVVDRDAERVESITYSLDVLAIEGDGTDLETLEEAGIEKTDLVIASTDGDETNIVVCGTAKTIDDPFTIARVKRPTLLRTWERSEEAFGVDFMVCTDLHTAETIVRIAGLPGAHDVETFANGLVHMAEFEVRPDSPIAGETVSEADRFESLTFAAIIRNGDVVIPTGETVIDPHDNVVVIGSSVSVRGFASDLTPAPTLEDADEIVIVGGSEIGLQTARLFEAEGLSPRLVERDPDRARELAERLPNTLVLESDATDIDFLVREHVDESDIVIATLDSDEKNLLVSLLAKRIGVERTVGVVEYGEYVELFETVGVDVAVNPRVVTAEEITRFTREEKTENVAILESDRAEVLEIEVGDDSVLDGNRIRDVMADLPDGVVIGAITRDGELITPRGETVLHRGDHVVIFLDTEVLDAVSKLL is encoded by the coding sequence GTGCGCGTGATCGTTATCGGCGCGGGCGAGGTCGGATCGAACATCGCCGAGAGCCTCGCTGACGACCACGACGTCGTCGTCGTCGACCGCGACGCCGAGCGCGTCGAGTCGATCACGTACTCCCTCGACGTGCTGGCGATCGAGGGCGACGGCACCGACCTCGAGACGCTCGAAGAAGCGGGGATCGAGAAGACGGATCTGGTCATCGCGAGCACGGACGGCGACGAGACGAACATCGTCGTCTGCGGTACCGCGAAGACGATCGACGACCCGTTCACGATCGCGCGGGTGAAGCGGCCGACCCTGTTGCGAACCTGGGAGCGCTCCGAGGAGGCGTTCGGTGTGGATTTCATGGTGTGTACCGACCTGCACACGGCCGAGACGATCGTCCGGATCGCCGGGCTCCCCGGCGCACACGACGTCGAGACGTTCGCGAACGGGCTCGTCCACATGGCGGAGTTCGAGGTTCGCCCCGACAGCCCGATCGCCGGCGAGACGGTGTCGGAGGCCGACCGCTTCGAGTCGCTGACGTTCGCCGCGATCATCCGCAACGGCGACGTCGTGATCCCGACAGGGGAGACGGTGATCGACCCTCACGACAACGTCGTCGTCATTGGCTCGTCGGTCAGCGTCCGCGGCTTCGCGAGCGACCTCACGCCCGCGCCGACGCTCGAGGACGCCGACGAGATCGTCATCGTCGGCGGCAGCGAGATCGGCCTCCAGACGGCCCGCCTGTTCGAGGCTGAAGGACTGTCCCCGAGACTCGTCGAGCGCGACCCCGACCGGGCGCGAGAGCTGGCCGAGCGACTGCCCAACACGCTCGTTCTCGAGAGCGACGCCACGGACATCGACTTCCTGGTTCGAGAGCACGTCGACGAGTCCGACATCGTTATCGCCACGCTGGACAGCGACGAGAAGAACCTGCTCGTCTCGCTGCTTGCAAAGCGGATCGGCGTCGAGCGCACCGTCGGCGTCGTCGAGTACGGCGAGTACGTCGAACTCTTCGAGACCGTCGGCGTCGACGTCGCGGTCAACCCGCGGGTCGTCACCGCAGAAGAGATCACCCGCTTTACCCGCGAGGAGAAGACGGAGAACGTCGCGATCCTCGAGTCCGACCGCGCGGAGGTCCTCGAGATCGAGGTCGGTGACGATAGCGTCCTGGACGGAAACCGGATCCGCGACGTGATGGCCGATCTCCCGGACGGGGTCGTCATCGGGGCGATCACTCGAGACGGCGAGTTGATCACGCCGCGCGGGGAGACGGTCCTCCATCGCGGCGACCACGTCGTGATCTTCCTCGATACCGAGGTGCTCGACGCGGTTTCGAAGCTTCTCTGA
- a CDS encoding PfkB family carbohydrate kinase, with protein MGEPARVRVLTFDGGGVLFPERAGTQTGWGLEELRAAVDWERLASADALCCVNAASFPRLSGVFEALGSTEPARGRPPLVADLGTIGAIGEDELAAVLEGLGSADAAFEVVFSGNRAECTAAIAATGGPAEPDVDRAALERLRSSLGISAAVLHGAEEAAPATRDGTTTVAMLEAGETTRTTGAGDRFSGGLACGRARGWSWDTALALGNACAARFVATARTGDPETLRAFVERR; from the coding sequence ATGGGAGAGCCCGCGCGGGTCCGCGTGCTGACGTTCGACGGCGGTGGGGTGCTGTTCCCCGAGCGGGCGGGCACCCAGACGGGGTGGGGTCTCGAGGAGCTTCGGGCTGCCGTCGACTGGGAGCGGCTCGCGAGCGCGGACGCGCTGTGCTGCGTCAACGCGGCCTCCTTTCCCCGCCTGTCCGGCGTGTTCGAGGCGCTCGGCTCGACGGAGCCGGCTCGCGGGCGGCCGCCGCTGGTGGCCGACCTCGGCACGATCGGGGCGATAGGCGAAGACGAACTCGCGGCCGTCCTCGAGGGGCTGGGGAGCGCCGACGCCGCCTTCGAGGTCGTCTTCAGTGGAAACCGCGCTGAGTGTACCGCCGCCATCGCCGCGACGGGCGGTCCCGCCGAACCGGACGTCGATCGCGCGGCGCTCGAGCGCCTGCGATCCTCGCTCGGGATCAGCGCCGCCGTGCTCCACGGCGCCGAGGAGGCCGCCCCGGCCACGCGAGACGGGACGACGACGGTGGCGATGCTCGAGGCGGGAGAAACCACGCGCACCACCGGCGCCGGCGACCGGTTCTCCGGCGGACTCGCCTGTGGGCGCGCTCGGGGCTGGTCGTGGGACACGGCGCTCGCGCTCGGCAACGCCTGTGCGGCCCGGTTCGTCGCCACGGCCAGAACCGGCGATCCGGAGACGCTACGGGCGTTCGTCGAGCGGCGCTAG
- a CDS encoding NAD(P)/FAD-dependent oxidoreductase, translating into MRDVLIVGGGVSGLAAAIFTARADLDTLVVDGGESILARNASLENYPGFPDGIDARLYLRLVREQATTAGADFELGRVTAVEPRDEDDLEAGFVVETEGGEPLETRRLIAASWSDSEYLVPLDVGREQRGSKHFVSVDEAGRTAVDGIYAAGRLAGEPHQSIVAAGHGAKVALAAIHDSETAFYHDWVTPEGYFTGRDREVPPATEEIGDDERLERDRRARETMLEWLAEPLEEEPTMHPSVER; encoded by the coding sequence ATGCGAGACGTACTCATCGTCGGCGGCGGCGTCTCCGGCCTCGCCGCTGCGATCTTCACCGCCCGCGCGGACCTCGACACCCTCGTCGTCGACGGGGGCGAGTCGATCCTCGCGCGCAACGCCAGCCTCGAGAACTACCCCGGCTTCCCCGACGGGATCGACGCCCGACTCTACCTCCGACTCGTCCGCGAACAGGCGACGACTGCCGGTGCCGACTTCGAACTGGGGCGCGTAACCGCGGTGGAACCGAGAGACGAGGACGACCTCGAGGCCGGCTTCGTCGTCGAAACCGAAGGCGGCGAGCCGCTCGAGACCCGGCGGCTCATCGCTGCCTCCTGGTCGGACAGCGAGTACCTGGTCCCCCTCGACGTCGGCCGCGAGCAGCGCGGCAGCAAACACTTCGTCAGCGTCGACGAGGCCGGGCGAACGGCCGTCGACGGCATCTACGCCGCCGGTCGGCTGGCCGGCGAGCCCCACCAGTCGATCGTCGCCGCGGGCCACGGCGCGAAGGTCGCCCTCGCGGCGATCCACGACTCCGAGACCGCCTTCTACCACGACTGGGTCACCCCGGAGGGCTACTTCACCGGTCGCGACCGGGAGGTGCCACCCGCAACGGAAGAGATCGGCGACGACGAACGCCTCGAGCGGGACCGGCGGGCGCGCGAAACGATGCTCGAGTGGCTCGCCGAACCGCTCGAGGAGGAGCCGACAATGCACCCGAGCGTCGAGCGGTAA
- a CDS encoding SRPBCC family protein, with the protein MDRILVSTVVYREPEAVFPYLESFPDYPRYSEHLKAVRRVDSGASGAAAGADGAGSEQTDGGTSGPVYDLRVAWWELSYTARSEVTDVSAPTSLEWRLIKDLDARGEWRVEPEPESAPEGEETASRVYFDAVYDPHSADESAISLPRFVSMGWVIRKIQPKLLEEAERVVTRLVEDVEGRSRAVDLTLHEAP; encoded by the coding sequence GTGGACCGAATCCTCGTCAGTACGGTCGTCTACCGCGAGCCCGAGGCGGTGTTTCCGTACCTCGAGTCGTTTCCCGACTACCCGCGATACAGCGAGCACCTGAAGGCGGTTCGACGGGTCGATTCGGGGGCCAGCGGCGCGGCTGCCGGAGCCGACGGTGCCGGGAGCGAGCAGACCGACGGCGGCACGAGCGGCCCCGTTTACGACCTTCGGGTCGCCTGGTGGGAACTCTCCTACACCGCCCGGTCGGAGGTCACGGACGTCTCCGCGCCGACCTCGCTCGAGTGGCGGCTGATCAAGGATCTCGACGCCCGCGGGGAGTGGCGCGTCGAGCCGGAGCCGGAGTCGGCCCCCGAGGGCGAGGAGACCGCCAGCCGCGTCTACTTCGACGCCGTCTACGACCCACACTCCGCCGACGAGAGCGCGATCTCGCTGCCGCGGTTCGTCTCGATGGGGTGGGTAATCCGGAAGATCCAACCGAAGCTGCTCGAGGAGGCCGAGCGGGTGGTCACTCGGCTGGTCGAAGACGTCGAGGGGCGCTCCCGCGCCGTCGATCTCACACTTCACGAGGCGCCGTGA
- a CDS encoding cupredoxin domain-containing protein, with amino-acid sequence MNPLKDDDPLSRRVFLVGTAAGAAAVGVSATALAQEDDEENGDDEDENGDDEDEENGDEEDDGDGDENGGGGTEHIEIGDNYYEPESVTVEPGTTVVWEWVGDIDHNINPTSQPDDADWEGHPDLISDGEYEFTFDVEGEYAYTCDPHPGMDGTVVVDPDGGGAAEGPAEVVPDAAWTLVIATVAGMVSTLSLVYFFMRYGGESQ; translated from the coding sequence ATGAACCCACTCAAGGACGACGATCCGCTTTCGCGACGGGTGTTTCTCGTCGGTACGGCCGCCGGGGCCGCCGCGGTCGGCGTGAGCGCGACGGCGCTCGCCCAGGAGGACGACGAGGAGAACGGCGACGACGAAGACGAGAACGGTGACGACGAGGACGAGGAAAACGGCGACGAGGAGGACGACGGTGACGGGGACGAAAACGGCGGCGGCGGCACCGAACACATCGAGATCGGCGACAACTACTACGAGCCCGAGTCGGTGACCGTCGAGCCGGGAACGACGGTCGTCTGGGAGTGGGTCGGTGATATCGACCACAACATCAACCCCACCTCCCAGCCCGACGACGCCGACTGGGAGGGTCACCCGGACCTCATTTCCGACGGCGAGTACGAGTTCACCTTCGACGTCGAGGGTGAGTACGCCTACACCTGCGACCCCCACCCCGGCATGGACGGAACGGTCGTCGTCGACCCCGACGGCGGCGGCGCCGCGGAGGGACCGGCGGAGGTCGTTCCCGACGCCGCCTGGACGCTCGTGATCGCGACCGTCGCGGGCATGGTGTCGACGCTGTCGCTCGTCTACTTCTTCATGCGCTACGGCGGCGAGTCCCAGTAA
- a CDS encoding DUF5791 family protein, translated as MFYEQRMAAPESPAALRREYDDELSRLVASRGLEEAAAATGIDADRLEALGDGDVPDLALEEAAEIQALGDGEPDPETIVEIACEHLLLGMSTAILDVDSLANAVEADLDAKEIQQKIERRAPMTFDEYVHLQYAIADEPR; from the coding sequence ATGTTCTACGAGCAGCGGATGGCCGCCCCCGAGTCCCCGGCGGCGCTGCGTCGAGAGTACGACGACGAACTGTCCCGACTCGTCGCATCTCGCGGCCTCGAGGAGGCGGCCGCGGCGACCGGGATCGACGCCGACCGACTTGAGGCGCTCGGAGACGGCGACGTCCCCGACCTCGCCCTCGAGGAGGCCGCCGAGATTCAGGCGCTCGGAGACGGCGAACCCGACCCGGAGACGATCGTCGAGATCGCCTGCGAACACCTCCTGCTCGGGATGTCGACGGCGATCCTCGACGTCGACTCGCTCGCGAACGCGGTCGAGGCGGACCTCGACGCAAAGGAGATCCAGCAGAAGATCGAGCGGCGAGCACCGATGACCTTCGACGAGTACGTCCACCTCCAGTACGCCATCGCCGACGAGCCGCGCTGA
- a CDS encoding HVO_0758 family zinc finger protein, whose translation MKSVRKALRDGELDKDTYERVTCADCGKPLKTKNDPETITTIRTCPDCGAEWKELR comes from the coding sequence ATGAAATCGGTCCGAAAGGCACTCCGCGACGGCGAACTCGACAAAGACACCTACGAGCGGGTCACTTGCGCCGACTGTGGCAAGCCGCTGAAAACCAAGAACGATCCCGAGACGATCACCACGATCCGGACCTGTCCCGACTGCGGCGCCGAGTGGAAGGAGCTGCGGTAG
- a CDS encoding aldo/keto reductase, translating into MATGPATWDYRDAHHEEFGNTYFRRYGDGLVSSIGLGTYLGEPTDAVDEEYEEAILTALESGCNVLDTAINYRCQRSERVVGRALEESDVDRDAVLVATKGGFVPFDGERPDNPGEFVKEEYVDAGLVSREDLVAGSHCIAPDYVEDQLDRSLENLGTEIDLYYVHNPETQLREYPHERVYDQLEATFTRLEERAAAGDIGHYGVATWEAFRVPADHPSYLSLPEVVERARAASREAGTGGTHFRAIQLPFNVVMADAFTVAAHEGADGATSALWFAADAGLNVFTSASIAQGDLAEELPEAVAARLEGDSTVQRALNFARSAPGVTSSLVGMRGRAHVEENVAAGRFDPLGAQAFDAVFE; encoded by the coding sequence ATGGCAACCGGCCCCGCGACCTGGGACTACCGCGACGCCCACCACGAGGAGTTCGGCAATACCTACTTCCGGCGCTACGGCGACGGCCTCGTCTCGAGCATCGGCCTCGGCACCTACCTCGGCGAGCCGACGGACGCGGTGGACGAGGAGTACGAAGAGGCGATCCTGACGGCCCTGGAGTCGGGCTGTAACGTCCTCGACACCGCGATCAACTACCGCTGTCAGCGCAGCGAGCGGGTCGTCGGCCGCGCACTCGAGGAAAGCGACGTCGACCGCGACGCCGTCCTCGTGGCGACGAAGGGCGGGTTCGTCCCGTTCGACGGCGAGCGCCCAGATAATCCGGGGGAGTTCGTCAAAGAGGAGTACGTCGACGCCGGCCTCGTTTCCCGCGAGGACCTCGTCGCCGGCAGCCACTGTATCGCGCCCGACTACGTCGAGGACCAGCTGGACCGGTCGCTCGAAAATCTCGGGACCGAGATCGACCTCTACTACGTCCACAACCCCGAGACGCAGCTCCGCGAGTACCCCCACGAGCGGGTGTACGACCAGCTCGAGGCGACGTTCACGCGACTCGAGGAGCGGGCGGCGGCGGGCGACATCGGCCACTACGGGGTCGCCACCTGGGAGGCGTTTCGGGTGCCCGCAGACCACCCCTCGTACCTCTCGCTGCCCGAGGTGGTCGAGCGCGCCAGGGCGGCCTCCCGGGAGGCGGGGACCGGCGGCACGCACTTCCGGGCGATCCAGCTCCCGTTCAACGTCGTGATGGCCGACGCGTTCACCGTCGCGGCCCACGAGGGCGCCGACGGGGCGACGAGCGCGCTCTGGTTCGCCGCCGACGCCGGGCTGAACGTCTTCACGAGCGCGAGCATCGCCCAGGGCGACCTCGCCGAGGAACTGCCGGAGGCGGTCGCGGCGCGTCTCGAGGGCGACTCGACGGTCCAGCGGGCGCTCAACTTCGCCCGCTCGGCCCCCGGCGTAACGTCGTCGTTGGTGGGGATGCGCGGGCGCGCTCACGTCGAGGAGAACGTCGCGGCGGGACGATTCGATCCGCTCGGTGCCCAGGCGTTCGACGCGGTCTTCGAGTAG
- a CDS encoding SDR family oxidoreductase: MRVVILGCGYVGLELGRQLADAGHEAVGVRRSADGVAAIEERGFDGVRADVTDAAALRAVPDADAIVFAASSGGRGADAAREVYVDGLETAIDAFGSRESPPDRLLYTSSTGVHGDHGGDWVDEETPIEPTTEKTAVLAEAERIATERPPEYGFPGTVARYAGLYGPDRYRLERYLEGPVTEGYLNMVHRDDAAGAVRFLLEEGLARGEVVQVVDDEPASKWAFADWLAAECGVDEPPKRTKADRLAAADLSEPARRRILTSKRCSNAKLRELGYEFAYPTYREGYRAAIDAFCEERTR, translated from the coding sequence ATGCGCGTTGTAATTCTCGGCTGTGGCTACGTCGGCCTCGAACTCGGCCGCCAGCTCGCCGACGCCGGCCACGAGGCCGTCGGCGTCCGGCGGTCGGCCGACGGTGTCGCGGCGATCGAAGAGCGCGGGTTCGACGGCGTCCGGGCCGACGTCACCGACGCGGCGGCGCTTCGGGCGGTGCCGGACGCCGACGCGATCGTCTTCGCCGCGAGCAGCGGCGGCCGCGGCGCCGACGCGGCCCGCGAGGTGTACGTCGACGGTCTCGAGACGGCGATCGACGCCTTCGGCTCGCGGGAGTCGCCGCCGGACCGACTGCTCTACACCTCCTCGACGGGCGTCCACGGCGACCACGGCGGCGACTGGGTCGACGAGGAGACGCCGATCGAGCCCACGACGGAGAAGACCGCGGTCCTGGCCGAGGCCGAGCGGATCGCCACGGAGCGCCCGCCCGAGTACGGCTTCCCCGGCACAGTCGCCCGCTACGCCGGGCTGTACGGCCCCGACCGGTACCGCCTCGAGCGCTACCTCGAGGGCCCCGTCACGGAGGGGTACCTGAACATGGTGCACCGCGACGACGCCGCCGGCGCGGTTCGGTTCCTGCTCGAGGAGGGACTCGCCCGCGGCGAGGTCGTTCAGGTCGTCGACGACGAACCGGCCTCGAAGTGGGCGTTCGCCGACTGGCTCGCCGCCGAGTGTGGTGTCGACGAGCCACCGAAGCGGACGAAAGCCGACCGCCTCGCGGCGGCCGATCTCTCGGAACCGGCGCGGCGCCGGATTCTGACGAGCAAGCGCTGTTCGAACGCGAAGCTCCGCGAATTGGGCTACGAGTTCGCCTACCCCACCTACCGCGAGGGGTACCGCGCGGCGATCGACGCGTTCTGCGAGGAGCGGACCCGCTGA
- a CDS encoding DHH family phosphoesterase has product MGVRGVRLTGGRLDEVAAVEGGLDAVRGTDPLVLSLTVVSLAAVVVGGWWLVRWLRRPPGARLRNLLAKQEAVTVLMHPNPDPDAMACAMGVAEIARAAGTDATLQYPGEIRHQENRAFRTVLGLEFEHVESASDLASDAVVLVDHNTARGFTGAQMIEPLVVVDHHPGNGSGTAFTDVRTDYGAASTIVAEYLEEIGATVDPADDSTSLAISPELATGLIYGILSDTNHLTKGCSTAEFDACRYLFPGIDEDLLDRIANPQVSDDVLRTKARAITEKRVEGPFAVCDVGDINNVDAIPQAADELMQLEGVTAVVVYGKYDGTLHLSGRSRDDRVHMGETLRHAVSDIPMANAGGHARMGGGQLSVEHMNGIGPSDGISVSEFEDRVFSALAGER; this is encoded by the coding sequence ATGGGAGTCCGGGGCGTGCGACTGACCGGTGGTCGCCTCGACGAGGTGGCTGCGGTCGAGGGAGGGCTCGACGCCGTTCGGGGGACGGATCCGCTCGTTCTCTCGCTGACCGTGGTGAGCCTGGCGGCCGTCGTCGTCGGGGGGTGGTGGCTCGTACGCTGGCTTCGCCGACCGCCGGGCGCCAGGCTGCGAAACCTGCTCGCGAAACAGGAGGCGGTCACGGTGTTGATGCACCCGAACCCCGACCCGGACGCGATGGCGTGTGCGATGGGGGTCGCCGAGATCGCCCGCGCCGCGGGAACCGACGCGACCCTCCAGTACCCCGGCGAGATCCGCCACCAGGAAAACCGCGCGTTCCGAACGGTGCTCGGCCTCGAGTTCGAGCACGTCGAGTCGGCGTCCGATCTGGCCTCGGACGCGGTCGTCCTCGTCGACCACAACACCGCACGGGGGTTCACCGGCGCGCAGATGATCGAGCCGCTGGTCGTCGTCGACCACCACCCCGGAAACGGAAGCGGAACGGCGTTTACCGACGTCAGAACCGACTACGGCGCGGCGTCGACGATCGTCGCCGAGTACCTCGAGGAGATCGGCGCCACCGTCGACCCGGCCGATGACAGTACGTCGCTCGCGATCTCTCCCGAACTCGCGACGGGGCTCATCTACGGCATCCTCTCCGATACGAACCACCTCACGAAGGGCTGCTCGACGGCCGAGTTCGACGCCTGTCGCTACCTGTTCCCGGGCATCGACGAGGACCTGCTCGACCGGATCGCCAACCCGCAGGTGAGCGACGACGTCCTCCGGACGAAGGCGCGGGCGATCACCGAAAAGCGGGTCGAAGGTCCCTTCGCGGTCTGCGACGTCGGCGATATCAACAACGTCGACGCGATTCCCCAGGCGGCCGACGAGTTGATGCAACTCGAGGGCGTCACCGCCGTCGTCGTCTACGGCAAGTACGACGGAACGCTCCACCTCTCGGGGCGCTCTCGGGACGACCGGGTTCACATGGGCGAGACGCTTCGACACGCCGTCAGCGACATTCCGATGGCGAACGCCGGCGGCCACGCCCGGATGGGCGGCGGCCAGCTTTCGGTCGAACACATGAACGGAATCGGTCCCTCGGACGGGATCAGCGTCTCGGAGTTCGAAGACCGCGTCTTTTCGGCACTGGCCGGCGAGCGCTAG
- a CDS encoding DUF7344 domain-containing protein, producing the protein MSNSSSNPPRDRSGTVVLAESEFHRLLASKRRRILLEILDERPPPIDLEALALAVAERESGTESERPADVHRVAITLHHQHLPALSDGGVLEYRPAANRVDSFDGVVR; encoded by the coding sequence ATGTCCAACTCATCGAGTAATCCTCCGCGCGACCGATCTGGAACAGTTGTACTCGCCGAGTCGGAGTTTCACCGACTCCTCGCCTCGAAGCGCCGTCGAATTCTGCTCGAGATTCTCGACGAGCGCCCTCCCCCCATCGACCTCGAAGCGCTGGCGCTGGCGGTTGCGGAGCGCGAAAGCGGCACCGAGAGCGAACGGCCGGCGGACGTCCACCGGGTGGCGATCACGCTCCACCACCAGCACCTGCCCGCGCTGAGCGACGGCGGAGTCCTCGAGTACCGGCCAGCAGCCAACCGCGTCGACTCGTTCGACGGCGTGGTCCGGTAG